Sequence from the Desulfobulbaceae bacterium genome:
CGCAAGCTGACTCCACGCCTGTTCAAGTTCTGTAAAGCTAGTCTTACTATCGACAATATAGTCTGCGGCAAGGTATGTCCTCTCCATGGCAGGTTCTATAGCCGTAATAAATTTATTGTGCATAACAGACTGAAAATTAAAGAGATCATTCTCCATGATGGACATGCCTGCGGCGTTGCTGTGCCCGCCATAGCCAAGAATCCTTCCCTCTTTGGCACACTCAGCAATTAGCTTGTGAATATTCACACCAGGAATAGAACGAGCTGACCCTTTAAGAACACCCTCCCCGCCAAAAACAATGGCTGGTTTGTGAAAGATATCAACAAGCTTAGAGGCAACTATGCCTAAAATACCAAGGTGCCACTGCGTTCCGTGAAGGATGATGCAAGGATGGCTTTCCTCACCTTGTTCCATCACCTTTTCGATTGCCTGATTGACAAGCTTGCTGGTTTGCTCCCGGCGATCCATGTTCGCAAGTTCAATATTGTTCGCCAAGTCGACAACAAGCTGGTTGTTTTCACTTGCTAACAGGGTTGATGCTCGGCTTGCATCCCCCATGCGTCCTGCTGCATTAAGGCGTGGACCGACTTGAAAAGCGATATCTTCATGAGTAACCTTCTGGCCTTTTTGGATATGACACCTCCCCATAATTGCCGAAAGTCCTTGATTTTCCGTTCTGGATAAGACCTCAAGACCAGCCTTCGCCAAAACTCGATTCACCCCCTGCAGTGGGACCATGTCTGAAATTGTACCCACTGCTACCAGATCAAGATATTTTTTTAAGTTAGGTGGGGGGGTATTGCGCCAGAAGTGTTGCTGATGAAAATGTGACCGTATACCCATTACAAGATAAAATGCCACCCCTACTCCGGCCAAATCTCTGCTTGGGAATTGGCACCCTTCCTGCCATGGGTTGATAATAGCATGGGCCTTCGGCAGTGTCAGTGGTGGCTGGTGGTGATCAGTTATAATCACCTGCCAGCCTCGTTCAACTAATCGCTTAACCTCCTCCAAGTCTGAAATTCCACAGTCTACAGTAATAACAAGTCCCGTGCGATTAGGGAATGTCGTCTCGACCAGTTCAGCATTTAGCCCATAACCATTGACAAACCGATCGGGATGGCATGACTGGCAGTCAGCGGCAAGCTCAGTGAGAAACCTGATGAGAAGCGCTGTTGCGGTAACGCCATCGACATCATAATCGCCATAGATGATAATAAGAGTATTATTCTTGATCGCTCTGTAAATCAAACCTACAGCATCGGCCATTCCCTTCATTAATAGGGGTGATGGTAGGGAGCGCAGCGTGGTAGCCAGGAAATCAGTCGCTGCCTCTGAAGTCAGAATTCCACGTTGCGCCAGTAATGAAGCTAAGAGGGGGGAGATAGTACGGTTCGACTGTAAAACAGAAAGCACAGAGGTCTGGGGCGGGGTGAATCGCCATGCTTGCCCCGTGTGACTTTCTCCAAAATCAATATTCAAAATATTACGTATTCCCTTATTGTTAAATATAAAAATTAATATATTTATTTAATTATTTTTCAATCCAGTCAAATAAGCAGAAACAGCCGTAATAATTTCTTTAACTTGTTTGGGATGAAACCAGGTTATTTCTTGATCAGCTCGAAACCATGTTAATTGTCGTTTGGCATAACGCCTAGTGTCTCGGACCAGCAGCTCAATACTTTTACCCCAAGTCCATTCACCATCCAAATAGTTATGTATATGCCGATACCCCAACGATTGCATGGAGTGGAGAGTTTTTGGGTAGCCCAGGGCCAACAACTTTTCTACTTCTTTCAAAAGTCCGGTATTGACCATATTGCCAACCCGTTGCTCAATCCGTGCATACAACTCATTACGATCACGAGCAAGGCCAATCTTGGCCACCTTGGCTTTTGTTTGTTGCTGTTGCTGATGGCGAGCAATGAATTCCGACCAGGGAACACCCGTGCTCCGCACTATCTCTAAAGCCCGAAGTAAGCGATACGTGTCGTTAGGATGAATACGGTTTGATGTATTGGGATCACATCGAGTTAACTCCTGCCATAAAACATCTCGACCAAGAGTATGCAGATCTTCCTTAATTTTATGCCGAATGTCCGGGGGGATCTCAGGCATAACGAAAATTCCTTTCTCTAATGCCGAAAAATATAACCCAGTTCCGCCAACTAATAGGGGAATCTTACCATTTTTCTGAATTTGTTGGATGGCATCCTGGCAATCCGCAACAAATCGCGTGGCACTATACTCTTCATCCGGAAGAATATAATCGATCAAATGATGGGGCACCCTCCCCCGCTCCAAATCCGTTGGCTTTGCTGTGCCAATATCCATGAATCGGTAAATTTGAACCGAATCAACACCGACTATCTCACACCCGAACGTCTCTGCCACGGTTAAGGCAAGTTCTGTTTTGCCAATAGCAGTTGGTCCAACCAAGATAATTATTGGTTGTCCGATTGCTTCCTCTTCTCTTTGCTGCTCTAAATCCATGGCACCCTAAATATGCTTGCTAAAAAAAAATTCTAATCATCAACTGATTGTGGCAGTTTTTCCTGTTTGAGGTATGATGTCAACCTTAATAAAATATTATAGCAGAACAGTCTGCGCCCTTGTCCAGAGAGATCTATTCAGTTTGATCACTTAAGCGCTACTACACAGCAGTTACCTTTAAAACTTTTATTCTTTTTTTATAACAACCCCAATACCAGGAGACCCCGATGCCAGCAAGAGTATTTAATTTCAGTGCCGGTCCTGCCACCCTTCCCCAAGAGGTTTTACAGCAGGCGGCTAAAGATATTGTCAACTACAACAACAGTGGTATCGGTTTGATCGAGATGAGCCATCGCAGTAAGGATTTCATAGCGGTAACCGACGAAACCGAGTCCT
This genomic interval carries:
- the recJ gene encoding single-stranded-DNA-specific exonuclease RecJ encodes the protein MNILIFIFNNKGIRNILNIDFGESHTGQAWRFTPPQTSVLSVLQSNRTISPLLASLLAQRGILTSEAATDFLATTLRSLPSPLLMKGMADAVGLIYRAIKNNTLIIIYGDYDVDGVTATALLIRFLTELAADCQSCHPDRFVNGYGLNAELVETTFPNRTGLVITVDCGISDLEEVKRLVERGWQVIITDHHQPPLTLPKAHAIINPWQEGCQFPSRDLAGVGVAFYLVMGIRSHFHQQHFWRNTPPPNLKKYLDLVAVGTISDMVPLQGVNRVLAKAGLEVLSRTENQGLSAIMGRCHIQKGQKVTHEDIAFQVGPRLNAAGRMGDASRASTLLASENNQLVVDLANNIELANMDRREQTSKLVNQAIEKVMEQGEESHPCIILHGTQWHLGILGIVASKLVDIFHKPAIVFGGEGVLKGSARSIPGVNIHKLIAECAKEGRILGYGGHSNAAGMSIMENDLFNFQSVMHNKFITAIEPAMERTYLAADYIVDSKTSFTELEQAWSQLAPYGQGNREPIFITGEPCRLRNMQVIGKEKNHMRFSVYLGGRWLDGIGFGFGSIATRGVAGETELSIAFSLREDRFNGYTKIKIGLVDVFTDWQKVTV
- the miaA gene encoding tRNA (adenosine(37)-N6)-dimethylallyltransferase MiaA, which encodes MDLEQQREEEAIGQPIIILVGPTAIGKTELALTVAETFGCEIVGVDSVQIYRFMDIGTAKPTDLERGRVPHHLIDYILPDEEYSATRFVADCQDAIQQIQKNGKIPLLVGGTGLYFSALEKGIFVMPEIPPDIRHKIKEDLHTLGRDVLWQELTRCDPNTSNRIHPNDTYRLLRALEIVRSTGVPWSEFIARHQQQQQTKAKVAKIGLARDRNELYARIEQRVGNMVNTGLLKEVEKLLALGYPKTLHSMQSLGYRHIHNYLDGEWTWGKSIELLVRDTRRYAKRQLTWFRADQEITWFHPKQVKEIITAVSAYLTGLKNN